The Spirochaetaceae bacterium genome contains the following window.
GCTTAGCCCGCGCTTGGCAGCCTCCTGCTTCACCCTACCCGCCACATCCGGCGGAAGGCTCAGGCCGATGATCTGGCGACCGGTGCGATTCGGCGATGAGGGCGGCTTGTTCATGTCCTCATTCCTTATCGACCAAGCGACCGGTGTCAACCCCGGATGTGCCGGGAACGGGCCGGGCCGGCCGGTTGACGCTGCGAGCGAAGCGGCGGATAGTCTCGGCGGACCCTTCTAGTGATCGTATCGCGAGAGACGCTGCTGGAACTCATCGCAGCCGGCGAGGTGGTGGTGGAGCCGCTCGATCCGGAACAGATGCAGCCCGCATCCATCGACCTGACCCTCGGCAGCCACTTCCTGAAGGTGGATGAAAATGCCATCGACCGGATTACGCTGGACTCGGAGCTGCGCTACCTGGACCTGCACGCTGACCGCGAGACGGAGGAGATCGTGATTCCGCCGCTGTCGTTCCTGCTCGCCGTGACCCGCGAGCGTATCCGGCTGCCGGCCAACATGACCGCGTTCGTGGAGGGGCGCAGCTCGATCGGGCGCATCGGCCTGTTCATCCAGAACGCCGGCTGGGTCGACCCCGGATTCGACGGCACCATCACCCTGGAACTGTTCAACGCCAACCGCCTGCCGATCCGCCTGCGCGCCGGCCGCAGAATCTGCCAGATCGTGTTCGCCCAACTCGACCGCAGCACCAGCCGCCCCTACCAGGGCAAGTACCAGCACCAGTCAGACCCCGTCGGCAGCCTCATCCACCTCGACACGACCGGCCCCGATCAGTAGGAGAGACCGGGAGTACGGGGGCTAGCGCTGCTCCATCGGCACGTAGGGGCGTTCGCGTTCGCCGGTGTAGATCTGCCGCGGGCGGGCGATGCGGTTCTGCGGGTCGTGGATCATCTCGGTCCAGTGCGCGATCCAGCCGGGCAGGCGGCCGATGGTGAACAGGGTGGTGAACATGTTTACCGGCACGCCGAGCGCCTGCAGGATGATGCCGGAGTAGAAGTCCACGTTGGGGTACAGCTTGCGGGCGATGAAGTAGTCGTCGCGGAGGGCGATTTCCTCGAGCTGGACCGCAATGTCGAGCAGCGGGGTGGACACGCCGATCCGGTCCAGCACCTCGAAG
Protein-coding sequences here:
- the dcd gene encoding dCTP deaminase, which produces MIVSRETLLELIAAGEVVVEPLDPEQMQPASIDLTLGSHFLKVDENAIDRITLDSELRYLDLHADRETEEIVIPPLSFLLAVTRERIRLPANMTAFVEGRSSIGRIGLFIQNAGWVDPGFDGTITLELFNANRLPIRLRAGRRICQIVFAQLDRSTSRPYQGKYQHQSDPVGSLIHLDTTGPDQ